tctaataaatcacgattcatctgtgtctctctcaaaagatgtgtacaacaagaatgattgtggcaaactaaaaagaaagactcaaatcatacaagacgctccaagcaaaacacatatcatgtggagaataaaaatatagcctcaagtaaagttaccgatagacgaagacgaaagaggggatgccttcccggggcatccccaagcttaggctttttgacatcctttaatattaccttggggtgccttgggcatccccaagcttaggctctttccactccttattccatagtccatcaaatccttacccaaaacttgaaaacttcacaacacaaaactccaacagaaaactcgtaagctccattagtataagaaaataaatcaccacttttagtactgttgtgaactcattctttatttatattggtgtaatatctactgtattccaacttttccatggttcataccccccgatactagccatagatgcatcaaaataagcaaacatgcgaaaaacagaatctgtcaaaaacagaacagtctgtagcaatctgcaTATTTCAAATACTTTTGTAAATCCAAAAATCCTGAGAAAATAGGAAGTCCTAgataatttgtctattaatcttcttaaaaaataatcaactaaaaataACTCTCCAgctaaaaatgagaattgttttcgtgagcgcaaaagtttctgtttttcagcaagatcaaattaactatcaccgtaagTTATCCCAGAGGTCTtagttggcacaaacactaattaaaacacaaaacaaCATCTAACTAGAGgatagatgatttatttattgctaATCAGGACCTAAAAagtaagaacaaaaataaaattgggttgcctcccaacaagcgctattgtttaaagtcttttagctaggcattgataattcaatgatgctcacatgaaagataccaattgaaacacgaagagagcatcatgtagtatgtgaaaaacacatctaagtctaacataattcctatgcataggcatcttataggcaaacaaattatcaagacatgCAAAacctagcatatgcaaggaagaagaacgaaacaatagcaatctcaacataacaagaggaaatttagtaacatgaaaatttctacaaccatattttcctctctcatagtaattacatgtaggatcataagcaaattcaacaatatagctatcacataacatactctcaacacgatccacatgcatgcaaagttgacactcttccaaaatagtggggttAACATTAACTagagtcatgacctctccaaacccacttttatcaaaaacttcataagattgaacattatccaaatatgtgagatataaagttgacactcttgcaaacccactttcaatattattgcaaacactattatcaatctcatattcatcataagaagaatcaccccaatcatgatcattgcaacaaatagtggacatggcaaaactagcatccccaagctaagGGTTTTGCATATCGTTAACACAACTGAGATTAAtggaatttataataacatcattgcaatcatgcttttcattcaaggcaCTATCATAAATCACTTTATAATTTTCTTAtttcaacacttcatcacaattttcagattcacgaatttcaagcaaaacctcataaagataatctagtgcactcaactcactagcaattggttcatcataattggatctcttaaatagattagcaagtggatgaggatccataaattTTTTGGTTTCCGATTTTCAATAAACACACAATTATACCAAGCGAACGAGCAAACGaaccaagtaagacataaaggcaaatgaaaagacgaacggaaagaagggcgaataaaaaggcaaatcttttcgaaaatcgttttagaagtgggggagaggaaaacgagaggcgaatggcgaataatgtaatgcgagagatgagagtttatgatgggtacttggtatgtcttgacttggcatagatctccccggcaacggcgccagaaattcttcctgctatctcttgagcttgcgttggtttttcccttgaagaggaaagggtgaagcagcaaagtagagtaagtattcccctaagcttttgagaaccaatgtatcaatccagtaggagacaacactcaagtcaccgaatacctgcacaaacaaacaccaacttgcacccaacgcgataaggggttgtcaatcccttcacggttatttgcaaagtgagatttAATAGAGATGATAAAcagtaaagtaatatttttggtatatggaacggaaagtaaaagattgtaaagaaagtaaataggaaactagaattgtagatcggaaacttataagatggaaaatagacccggggccataggtttcactagaggcttctctcgagatagaaataattacggtggatgaacaaattactgccgagcaattgatagaaaagcgcataattatgatgatatctaaggcaatgatcatgaatataggcatcacgtccgtgtcaagtagaccgaaacgattctgcatctactactattactcaacacatcgaccgctatccagcatgcatctagagtattaagttcataaagaacggagtaacgcattaagcaagatgacatgatgtagaggaattaactcaagcaatatgatgaaaaccccatctttttatccttgatggcaacaatacaatacgtgccttgttgcccctactgtcattgggaaggacaccgcaagattgaaccaaagctaagcacttctcccattgcaagaaaaaccaatctagttggccaaaccaaatcaatagttcgaagagacttgcaaagatatcaaatcatgcatataagaattcagaggagattcaagtaatattcatagataaacttgatcataaatccacaattcatcggatcccggcaaacacaccgcaaaagtgtattacatcgaatagatctccaagaacatcgaggagaactttgtattgatactcaaagagagagaacaagacatctagctactagctatggacccgtaggtctgtggtaaactactcacgcttcatcggagaggcaatggtgttgatgtagaagcctccatgatcgattccccctccggcaggatgccggaaaaggccccaagatgggatctcacgggtacagaaggttgcgacggtggaaaagtggtttcgtggctcccctggatgtttttggggtataatagtatatataggcgaaagaattaggtcagaggggctacgaggggcccacaaggttggggggcgcgccctccacccttgtggccgcctcgaagcttctctgacttgtactccaagtctcctggttgtcttctggtccaataaaaatcatggcgaaagttttattccgtttagactccgtttgggtattccttttctacgaaactctaaaacaaggaaaaaacaaaaattggcactgggctctaggttaataggttagtcccaaaaatcatataaaatagcatattaatgcatataaaacatccaaaacagataatataatagcatggaacaataaaaaattatagatacgttggagacgtatcagggaccCATTGTCTCACTTTTTATTCAACATAGTTGTTTAGTGCTTGACTAAGATGATTTTACAAGCTCAAAAAATGGTTTACTAGTGGGTCTTGCCTCTGATTTGATTGAAAATGAGACTATTGTGTCACAATATGCAGATGGCATTGTCATTTTTTGTCTAATGTTCCTGAAAAAGTTGTTAACTTAAAGCTACTGCTCTATCCATTTGAAATGATGCCTTATTTGAAGATTAATTACTTGAAAATTGAACTTTTACCATTCGGGCTGACAACATGGTCACTAGCTTTACTCTAATATGTCTGGTTGTGATGTGGCTTCCTTACATATGAAATAACTTGGTGTTCCTGTTAGTATGCTACTTTCAAAGCTTCTGGATTGGGATTTCCTAGAAGGAATAATGGTTAAAAAGTTGAGTATGAAAGGGAATTGTATCCTCCGAGGTAGATTTATCCTTGTCAATGCTTTTTTGTCTGCGGTACCTTCTTTTGCCATTTCTATGTTTTTGTTTAACAAAACTATCCTTGGTAGATTACATACACTTCGAAGAAGATTGGTTTGGCACACTGGAAGTTTAAAGAAGAAAATTCATATGGTTAAGTGGCAAGTGATATGTCGATCTAAAAACAAGTGTGGATTGGATTTTTTATATCTTGGCAAACAAAATATTAGCTTTCTCACCAAGTAGTGGTGGAAGCTTGATACTCAAGATGGGTTCTAACAATGTACTACCTCCATTCCTTTATGtaaggtgtattatttttgacACGGTGACCAAGGCACATAATTATAGACATGTTAGGACAAAATTATCCTTGGCAAATTGATTAGTTAGTGGCAAGTAAATCAGTTGGTCCAGTAAAGTAAGAGATACATGCAATTGACAGAGATATATTTTCCTTCTTTCTCTACAAGAAGAGATACAGACAATCAGAAGAAGGATATATACTTTCCTTTCTTCTGGAGGGCTAACAAGGGAATTATGAGAAATTAGAAGAAATGCACCTTACATTCTGAAATTTTATcaaaaaacaaatacaccttatataaaggaacggagggagtattctgTTAAGGCCAAATATTTTAGAAATCAGACTGTGGCCTTTGTCAAAACTCATTTTTTCCGGCTCCCCTTGTTGGAAATTCTTTTTGAAACTGAAAGACATTTACATGGCTGGGAGAAAGTTGATTTTGAAAAATTGTGATTTGATGAGATTTTGGCATGACCCATGGTTTGAGGGGACTCCCCTGTGTGATCAATACCATGTCCAGTTTGATATCTACAATAACCGGAAATGCATGGTGGCCTAGTTTATTGATGGTTACTATGTGTTGGACTTTAGGGCACGCTTTTCTCCTGAGTTGGCTTCTCAATGGGAGACTTTTCGTTATGGGTGCTAGAACACTTGAGATGAATGAATTCCCTCATAAGGTGGTTTGGGGGCTTAATAACTCTGGGCAGTTTACTAGTAGATCAGTGTATTGTCTACTTGAAAAACCTTTAGCTCGCGCACATAATAGCTGGATCTTGAAAGCCAAAATTCCCCTTAGAATCAAGATTTTTATGTGGCAACTTTTTCGTAATTCAATCCTTACTAGAGATAACTTGAAGAAGAGGAAATGGTTAGGGAATCACCTTTGTTCCTTCCGCAAAAATGTTGAAACAACTAACCATTTGTTTTTAGGATATGGTATGGCAAAGTCGGTCTAGGGTTGCATTGGCAAAGTTATTGCAACTTATTGCAAAGTCTGGCCGGCTTTTTGCCTATTTACCTAGGGTGCTAAATATTACATGATTTGTCTTGCTGCACTTTGATGGGGTGTTTGGACTGTGAGGAACAAAGTTACCTTGGAGGGCTATATTGTACGATCCCCTATTAAAGCAGTTTTCACAATTCGTTCGTTCATGCTTTATTGGGCCGGTCTTCTCAAAGGCACTGCCAAGGAGGTGTTTCAGGGTGGTGTCCGTGCTCTGATGAATGAAACTTCTTTGTTGGCTCGTCATATGGCGCCGCTGTTGCGGAATTTGGCACATGTCATATGGCTGATGATTGATTGTCCGTTTTCATCATGGTGCCTTGTCGAGCGAATTACTCTCTTGAAGTCTAGTTGATGTGGTATGTTGTTTGTGGTGGTAGCCTCTTGTTTTGTTGTGTGGTTTTATGTACTCTGGTTGTCGGATTTGTTACGGTCATGTCCGGTGTTATCGGGTTTTCGTCCCGTAACATAAAAGGTGTGTCGATATCGAGCACTTGTGGCGGATTTCCTGATAATGCCCCAACTTGTCTCTCTTTCCCTTCCCTGGCTTGTAATGATTGAATATTGTGTATTTTCCCTAGGCAATTAATGAAAGAGGGGTGTGCCTGGTTGGAAAAAAAATGTACATTCACATATTTCTCCTTTCATGCAGCCAAATAGAAAAGATACGTCGATGAAATTATAACAACAAATGGTTTTATTGCGAACCAacttgtggttggatggttaggaggaaaGTGGTATCCCCAGCCCTCCGGGTttaagtcctggtgctcgcatttattctaGAATTTTCTGTGTGCTCGTTCAGTGGAAAGAGATGTTCCCGTTGATTACGAGGCACATTTGGTGACTTTGCCAACCTCAAAATGACATTGCCGGCTTAGTCTCTCGAATGTGCTCATAgaggtagggtgtgcgtgtgtttATAGAGATAAGTGTATGCgtgtatatatgagcgcttgcatcTGTACCGTGTTATAAAAACAAATGGTATTATTAATCCTATTTATATGTCAAAATAATTCCAAAATGCGTGTGGGTCTTGTAATGCTGGAAAGTAGGTAGTACGAGAACTCAAAGACGAGGTCTGAGCCCATGTCCACGGGTGAGACCAAGGAACTCTGCTGTGAGAGGCTTGAAGATGCGCTGCTCGTCTGACTCGAGCACCGCCGCGAGACGCGGCCATATGAAGGCGCTGACGATCCACGTCCCGGGATCTGCTGGCTTGGGGGTGATGCAGATCAGGCCCATGCACAGCCTGCCGAGGTTCTGGTGCACCGGCATGGCCAAGGCGGCCTCGCCGAAACCGAAGTCAGTGTCGTTCGGGAAGGAGGACCACATGGTCTGGGCCAGCGTGGGGCTGCCGAGCCCGATGGCGGGCGTCTCGACGAAGTTCGTGGGCTTGTGCACCTCCATCCAATCCACCATCTGCTGGTACAGCTCGTCGTAGTCCGCCGGCGTGAGCGTGACGGCCTCACGCACCATGGCCGCCACGCCCGCCAGAGGCTTGCTCAACACCGTggccgcggccgcagccgccaccACGTAGGACGTGACGTTGCCGGCGTAGTTGCGCAGCGAGGACCGGAGCTCGGGCGACGAgaaccgccgccgcccgtccacccACCACAGCAGGCGGCAGCGCTTCTCGTCCTCGCCCAGCAGCTTCGACGTGGCCACGATCCCCGCGAGGACCTTCCACAGGTACGCGGACACGGCCTGCACGCGCGTCGCACGCTGGCGGCCCTCGGCGCTCGCCTCCCCACGCAGCCGGGCGATGTCGCGCTCGTCGACGTAGTAGAGGCGCTCGATGAAGCTCTCCTCGGCTGTCAGCGCGTTCACCTCCTGCTCGTGCTCCCACCGCGTGTACATGGCTGCAACCGAGGCGCCGTACGTCGGCGGGTCGCGGGGGCGGCTGAACTGCCTGAGCACCGAGCGGTCATGGTTGGGGCCTCCGCCGGAGATAGTCCCGGTCCGGACCAGCTCGGTCCACATCCTCACGAGCATGACGCCGACGTTCCCGTCGCCGACCAGGTTATTGGCGGCCCAGACCACGGCGAAGCCGCCGCAGGTGAAGGACAGCAGCTGCACCGACAGGACCATGTCCTGGGCGTACGGCACGTGGATCCTCTTCAGGGACTCCCCCGATAGGCTCCAGTCCAGGGCCGACAGCTCCACGCCGGCATGTGCCACGATGAGCTCCGCTCCTTGATTGTAGCAGTGGAGCTCGGGGATGCCAGAGCTGGGGTCGACCACGATGCGGCCAGCCATAGGGAAGAAGTAGTTGAGGTATGCCGGCATGTGGGCCTCGAAGGCGGCGACAACGGCGTCGAAGTCGCCGGCGCCGGTGGGGGGCTTGGGGTAGACGCATGTCAGGGCGCACTGTTCGGTGTTGGCGTAGAGATCGAGGTGGGAGACGGCGAGCACGTGTGGCCGGATGGAGGGGTCGGAGGCCCTGACCAGGCGCCGACTCACCACCCGGATGGGCAAGCCGCAGCCTGCAGCAGCCCGCCGAGCAGGCAACGCCATTGATTACCTCCTTGATTCGCGAGGTAGCTAGCGACTGCTGCTCACTCCTGCCCTGTAGTACTACGTATCTGGCTTCAGCTGATGGAGAAAGCGTGCATGGGTGAGTATATATGTGTGCTGGAAACGGGCACGACACGATACGTGTTGTGTGATCTTCCTTCAGTTCGATATTTCAAGATCGCGTACGTACGCACTCGAGGAGGAGGCGGTGCGGCAGGTGTTGCTCCGTTCTGGCGATGACGGACGACGATCTCGACGGCACTCTCCGGCCTCGGTGTGTGTCTAGTTTTTGTGACACATTGCCTTGAATGTGTCCCACTCCCGTGTGATTTTAGGGCACGTGGTCATTATCCTTTGGGGCTGTTGCCCCTCGcacgttttttttttttgagagagTGAGGTTTCTGATTGTTCATATCAAAGACAGGTACAAAGCACACTCACGCAGGATCTACCTAGAAGATGTCCCGACACAACAGCACACATGACCCTAGAAAGAAAACAAATTACAAGCAGGTCCTCGGAAGCCTGCACACTGAACTCGCAATCGTATGTCGccgaactccgccgccgccgaagcaATCGCCGAAGAACGAAACAGCGACCCCCAGAAGCGCCATCACGCTTAAGCTTTACGAGCCGGTGAACTTCCCCGCCGCGAATGCACGTCGGCTGGGGATCTTCCCCGCGCCTCTGAAAATCCCAAAACCACCACCTCCATCCGACGCCATCAGGGATGAGCGCTAGAAGTCTAGAACCAGCCACCATCAACCACAAGCCCTGCATTGGAAGCCGCTACCACCCCCAGAACGCCGATGCCACCGCACCGGCCACCAAGCTCCTATACACAGACCTCTACTGCTCCTCGAAAGCGCCGGAGCCAATGCCCTCAAAGCGGGGCAGGAGCGGGAGGACCAAAAGCCCaaacgcagctaccgccgccacACCAACTGCGCCAAGGAATAGAACCACCCTACTAGCTCCTCGACGCAGCCAGCCATGCAGCCGTCGAGACGGAGAAGTAGCCGAGGTATAAAAAGGCCGAACGCCACCCCCAACTCCGCTGGAGGAACGACACCAAAAGCCACGAAAACCTAGACTACTAGGACCTCTGTACACATACAAGCACAGATCCAGGGTCCC
This genomic window from Aegilops tauschii subsp. strangulata cultivar AL8/78 chromosome 4, Aet v6.0, whole genome shotgun sequence contains:
- the LOC109766995 gene encoding coniferyl alcohol acyltransferase-like, whose product is MPAYLNYFFPMAGRIVVDPSSGIPELHCYNQGAELIVAHAGVELSALDWSLSGESLKRIHVPYAQDMVLSVQLLSFTCGGFAVVWAANNLVGDGNVGVMLVRMWTELVRTGTISGGGPNHDRSVLRQFSRPRDPPTYGASVAAMYTRWEHEQEVNALTAEESFIERLYYVDERDIARLRGEASAEGRQRATRVQAVSAYLWKVLAGIVATSKLLGEDEKRCRLLWWVDGRRRFSSPELRSSLRNYAGNVTSYVVAAAAAATVLSKPLAGVAAMVREAVTLTPADYDELYQQMVDWMEVHKPTNFVETPAIGLGSPTLAQTMWSSFPNDTDFGFGEAALAMPVHQNLGRLCMGLICITPKPADPGTWIVSAFIWPRLAAVLESDEQRIFKPLTAEFLGLTRGHGLRPRL